In Brachyhypopomus gauderio isolate BG-103 chromosome 2, BGAUD_0.2, whole genome shotgun sequence, the DNA window TCGCAGGCAAATGTCCTCCGCACCATGTAATTGAAGTGCGATTTGAGCGGAGTTGTTAGTCTTGGCAGGGGAACAAGTGTCTTGGCTGTGTTCTTCACTCATTCATTGGGCATTTAAATTCCTAGCGTTCACTTTGTGGAGGCCTGTAATTCCTCATCCCTGAACGTGCCTCTGCCGTTTCTTTGTTTGTACACGGTCCATCTGCAATTAAATGTAGTTACATCACATGATTTTCACAAGTCTACTTGTCTTGATCTGTGTTTCAACACTTCTtattttcatctgtgtcttATCTCCGATGATGCAGAAAGATTGTTGTATTTTTTTCACCCCTTTTGCTTTAAGGCTAGTTTTAGGTTAAAACAACATGTCCATGGAGAAACAGGAGTGCAGTCAATCTAAGACTGTGCAATCCATGCCTATAAAAACAAGTTTAAAATCAGAACAAAAAATGAGATTGTGAATGTGAATCTCCCTGTGAAGCTCGGGCTACTGAGCCTGAGCTGCTGTCCAAGGTGCTAATCTGTCCTCAAGCCGAGGAAGCTGTCCAGCAGCctctgtccaaggtgctgatcTTGGGTCAAGTGAATGGAGCTATCCAGGGTTCTTAGGTGGCAACTGTGGCATCCTTCTCTATGGTGCTGAAACACTGGCTGTTCCAGACCAGCCTTGTCTAAAGCTCTAATGTATTCTCATGGCAGCGCGcgcgctgtccatggtgctgatcaAGCATCATTGACTTGGTTGTTTTTAAAGGAAACTGTTGCACAGGGATGGCGTTAACTTGCTGTGCCACTTGTGTAGGTTTATGATATTGCTTCAGGCAGCACTGGCCTTGTCTAAGGTGCTGAGAGACTCTTGCTTATTATTCCATCTTTGAAGTGCAGCTGCAGTTGATATATTTGTACGTGGCTGTTTTTCATGCACAATCAAAGCGACATGTGTTCTTGTGAACATGTTCCCAACGTGAAGTTGTTTATTTAATTGACCCTCtcttgttttttcttctttttcatgTGATGTTTTAAACGTGTTCTTTTCTTCTGCTTCAAACACAGACTCAAACTATAACTTGTATTTGTCCAAGGAAATTCTGTCTGGAAGCTTCGGCTTTTCGCTGCAGACGTCTGTGTGGCTTTATTTAGCCGAGTGCCCTTATTTGTACCCGCCTGCACCTTTCAGCTCAGTTTCTCTACAGAGACCAGCAGCTACTTCCTGTCTGGCCTCAGTTAATAGTTTGTCAAGAATGCTGTCTGCTTCACGTCCAGTTTCTCTGTGGAAGCGGAGTGCGATTAGCACATGGAGGACTGACACAGGCAATTCTGCTTTGCTTCATATGTTGTGATTTGTGACACAATTACTGGTTTTTATGTCAAATAAAAACTCCAGTGTGCCGTAGATGATGATTACTTTCCGTGGCAATACAGGCACACCGATATCTGCCCCAACATGTCCGCTATCCTTAACTCCCCCATGTGCCTCTTGTATTATGGTGTATTAAGGTGGTGCAACAGCTTCATCCATGCTTATTGTGATTTAGTGGCAGTAAACAGTTAATGAATGTAAcggtttctttttctctttcagtCGTCTTGCTGAATTCAAAAGAATCCCAAGCAGAACTGGGCTGGACCTCGTATCCTTCAAATGGCGTAAGTCCCTCTTTTACTGTTCACATTGGATTCCCTGCAGATTCACTGGTTTGTTTGGTTACTGTGATCCCTCTCCCAAGCAGCTCATCTCAATCCTAGACTGTAATCTAAAACTTTAGCTAATGGTTGCAATTCAGCCCATCACGGACACCCCCTCTCCGACGTCCCGCTCATTAAATTGTCCTGCAGCGCCACACGCTACAGATCACAGCTGCTGTTGTCTTTGCCGGTTGAGCTGAACATTAAGCAGAGGCGGGTCGGATCCAGTCTGGGCCGGTCGGCGCTCTCCTGCCGCACCAAGGCTAAGAGTGAAGGCCCGGCGGTGGGGACTCACAGCAAGCTGTTATTTGTTTAGCTCGTTAATTCTGGACATGATGGTGATTAAATCCACAGTCTCCAGCTCCCACGACATCATCCGTTGCAGCTGCGTGACTGTGGATGCACAAATAGGAAAgacttgtgcacacacacacacacacacacacacacacaaacacacatacaaggaCGGACATACACaattgcatgcacacacagtctcactctCATACACATGCACTTACACAAGCATATGAGCATGAAGTCACAGAGATGCTCACAaatcagttacacacacacacacatatacacacacacacacacacacagaaactcaGACACTTCTGTGGATTGCGAGGCTCAGACTGATTCAGGCTGGGACTCAAATAGCTTAATTCCCAGTGAAACATGCATCTCACTTAGTCTGTAATTAATTGAGGAAATGTTAGGGGAGCCTTTGACAAGTGAGACTCATTATGTCCTTCCTTGTACAAGGAGCTCAGTTATGACTGCAGCCTGTGTAGGAAACACAGAACAGTAGATTATACATTGTTTTGCATGTGAAACGGGCCCGGTCTGGTTCTGGCCTGGTTGTGATATGATACAACCTCACAGGAATACCATACATAATTGGAATCGTGATGCATGACAAACTAAACAAATTCACCTTGACCCAAACGAGGACCATAAACTTTTCTCTGCGGTTTGATGTGAAGGTCGGCCCGTTCTGTCGTCTAGTGTCGAAGTTGCATCCCCTTAACAGCCTTCTGGTAAAAGCTGCTATTGGTCGTCCACGACGGCGGAGTGGTGATGGGTTTTGAAGGGAAGTGGCTACACGAGTCTCTGATCATATTCAGACTTGTTTTGTCATACTTTTGGTCCCATTTGAATATTTACACAAATGTCTGAGTGGCTTAGAGTCTGAGGATGAATAAGCTGTTGAAATCCTGTGCCCAGATTTTTCAAATGCAGTTGACTACATTGTGTCTGTTCTGTACAAATGAGAACATTCCTTCTTATAGATGTTCACTTTGGTTTGAGTGACGGCTTCTTGAACATCACCTATGTATATGGATGCTATGAATAGGTATTATGCTGTAAATACGTTTAAGTAGAAAACAGCTTGAAGGGAGGATGGGGCCCAAACCATTAGAGCAGAACCTCGGGGTGAATTCATGTACACACAGGAAATGTACTCTGTCTATACGTTCAGAATGTGATTACGTCTCTGAGTTATGACAGGAAGGAAGTGAGAGCAGGTTGTTCAGTCCTGACTTATTCCATAAGTACAAGTGTAAAATGGCACAGATTCCTCAAACAACAGcatccccccccaaacacacacacacacacacacacacacacacacacacacacacacacacacacaaacacacacacacacacacgttttcgCCCGCGGTGTGACGCACGTTTCTCTCCACCGCACAGTGGGAGGAGATCAGCGGCGTGGACGAGAAGTACAAACCCATCCGCACGTACCAGGTGTGCAACGTCATGGAGGCCAACCAGAACAACTGGCTGCAGACGGGCTGGATCCGGCGTCAGGCGGGTCAGCGCATCTTCATCGAGCTTCAGTTCACGCTGCGTGACTGCAACAGCATCCCGGGGGTGGCGGGCAGCTGCAAGGAGACCTTCAACCTCCTGTACGCCGAGTCGGACTGGGACCTGGGCCGGGTGGCCCGCGAGGACCGCTACAGCAAGATCGACACCATTGCGGCCGACGAGAGCTTCACGCAGGGCGACCTGGGCGAGCGCAAGATGAAGCTGAACACGGAGGTGCGGGAGATCGGTCACCTGAACCGCCGCGGGTTCCACCTGGCCTTCCAGGACGTGGGCGCCTGCGTGGCCATCGTCTCGGTGCGGGTTTACTACAAGCGCTGCCTGGCCACGGTGCAGAACCTGGCCGTGTTCCCCGACACGGTGGCAGAGGCCGCCTTCGCCACGCTGGTGGAGGTGCGGGGCGCCTGCGTGAACAACTCGGAGGTGGTGGACGCCGAGACTCCGCCCCGGATGCACTGCAGCGCCGAGGGGGAGTGGCTGGTGCCCATCGGGAAGTGCAGCTGTAGCGCCGGATACGAGGAGGGACACAGCAGCTGCGAAGGTAGGACCGCCCACGGGCGtgtcagggggcggggccaagaCCTTGAGTAGTGCGGGCTTGTTTGTGGTGGGAACGatgttataaaaaaaaaacgttacCGCAGCTGTAGAGTCTCCGGCAGAAAGAACAGCTCTGCGTGTTCAGGCCTTTATACGTTACACAAGTGTTCATGATcttaaaagcacttatcaataactttttaaaatgtttttagtGCTTAACTTCCAAGAGTTTATAAGACTCTCATTCCGCATTCTTTCTGCTGTGgcgaaataaagaaaaatatgtaaaatacataaatgtttaaaatgaagAAGCAGGGAAATAAAAGAAGGAAATAGAAGACTATATTATGTAGGTATGAAATacgctgtttttatcatgtgcAGCACAGGACACTGAAGAGTGTTATTAAATGTAAAGCCCTCGTTGAAATGTAGTGACTGACTAAGAGCCATAAGACACTGACGTTCTTTATATAGTAGTGTGTTTGAAGTGTCATGTGCATAGTGTGCAAATTGCAGTCCTGTGTTCAACAGCATAAAgcccggtgtgtgtgtgcgtgtgccgcAGTGCatcacgcgtgtgtgtgcgccgcAGTGAATcacgcgtgtgtgcgtgtgccagTGTGTGGCCTGTGTCTAAAAGCTCTTCCTGACTCCAGTAGTTCTTGATTCCACACTGCCAAACCATCGCTCTGATGGCCGGAGTGTGAAGACACACTGTGGGTGAGCCAAGCCCACGATGGTGAGGTGTGTTCCTCTGGTGACCCTGGTGTGGTTAAATGTCCTCCCGTGATGTTCTGGTAGTCCCTCTGGGGAGCCTTGTGATCCTGTGCCGTTCCCAAACCAGACACGCCACTGAGGAGAACACTCGTTGGTATCCTAGTAGATGTAGAAGTAGAAGTTGCTTAGACTCTCAGCAGGAATGCCAAACTTCTTCAGCCTTCTCAGGAAGTTCAAACGTTGCTGTGACTTCACTAGATGAAAATATCCCCAGGGCCGTTGGAACTGAAGTTCTGCTGGAGGTCTGAAGTGGCAGGAACATGGAGCAGATATCTCCAGCAAATCTCCAGGACTCACCTCCTGCACCCAGTGTTTTACTCTAAGGCCTGTTGGAGAACTTCATGTCCTTATGCGTTTGACTGTAGGATTAAACTGCTGACCTCTGCACTTGTGCACTGGTTTGCTTTACATGGACGGCAAGATTTGTGTTAATAAAATCAGTCATTCTGTTCCAAGGCCAGATTTTATGTCAGTATAGAGTATATATGTAAGTATATATCAAAGGGAGGCACATGATCCCAGATCAGAGCTTCCACTCCTATGAGTGAAATCACAGGTAACATACCGCAAAACCTCAACCTATTACTGACTAATGACTACCAGGTGCTGACCAATCACCATGCACCATGCTTTGATGAATCCTCAGATCACGAATGGATTTAAAGGTGGACGTGTGTGATGTGATTGCCTTCATGCTTTTCATTGGTTCTGGTTAGTGACATCAGTGGCTGATACAGTGCTCGTGTTACCTCGAcaccgctgtgtgtgtgtgtgtgtgtgtgtgtgtgtgtgtgtgtgtgtgtgtgtgtgtgtgtgtgtgtgtgtgtgtgtgtgtgtgtgtgtgtgtgtgtgtgtgtgtgtgtgttagaactGGGTGTGAAATAGCATCTCACTCACTTCAGTGGCCCTCACATTCAGCTGTTGGCCCAGTAGCAACACTGTTCCTACACACACGATGCATCACTATGACATAACCACTGATCGAccatgtgtatgcgtgcgtgtttgttcatgtgtgtgtggggtcaggtgggggggggggggggggggggggggggggcgtgtctgTCTCCAGCTGTCTGTGTGAGGGAATGCCGACATCTTCTACAGTTCATATTGTGCAATGCAGTGTGGGGGTTGTAGGCATTTAGCATGTGTCGAGACTGTAGAGATGGGTCCTGCGCAttgtgtgtagtggagtgtggGAGTTGTAGGCAGTTCAGATGCACAGGGAGAGactgcaggactgtgtgtgtgtggtgtaaaaGTTAGAGAGAGCACATGTGACTTCATGAACAAATCTGCCTTGGTATGTTATCTCCCGTATGTGATGACACCTATAAATTGACACAATAATTCTTGGAAACACAGACGGAGGCTGAGAGAGAGCATCAGTAGTTCACACATGGCGGTGTgtcaccctcaccctccacccccaccctcaccctccaccctccaagagagggagagtgcaGGGGAGAGAATGAGATGGAAAGAAGGAGATAGTGAGTAAAAGAGATGGAAAGATAGGcagagaaaaagggagagagcgagagaaagaaaagaagggGGTGAGAAAGGGATGGAGAGaacggagagggggagaggatcAGAAGGAGAAAGACAGCAGCCACGCTAGCAGGTCGGATATGCGGCTTTACCACTCACAGGTTTTATAGTGGTTATTTACCTGCAGGAGAGGCTCTTGTTCAGAGTTAATCACTCCACCACGCAGCTAAACCCCATCAGTCGTACCTGCTGTGTCACTTACCACAATCACCACCAACGCTGAAGTGTTTATGTTGCCAGGGAGATGCCACTGTCAATCATGTGATTTGACACATCCTCACTATACCTGCGCAGGTATTGACTTCTGAATAGTCCTGACCGATAAATTGTATTTTCATCGTCATCGCCATAG includes these proteins:
- the LOC143500431 gene encoding ephrin type-A receptor 10-like, with amino-acid sequence MELFKAIVSVLWILLLKGIKYCYSEEVVLLNSKESQAELGWTSYPSNGWEEISGVDEKYKPIRTYQVCNVMEANQNNWLQTGWIRRQAGQRIFIELQFTLRDCNSIPGVAGSCKETFNLLYAESDWDLGRVAREDRYSKIDTIAADESFTQGDLGERKMKLNTEVREIGHLNRRGFHLAFQDVGACVAIVSVRVYYKRCLATVQNLAVFPDTVAEAAFATLVEVRGACVNNSEVVDAETPPRMHCSAEGEWLVPIGKCSCSAGYEEGHSSCEVPLGSLVILCRSQTRHATEENTRWLRKPSEDDDGKHKSHVPKNLSLELELRDESGTGHHVNERERT